One genomic window of Sphingomonas sp. C3-2 includes the following:
- a CDS encoding AEC family transporter has translation MVLPVFSLIAIGWAVGRKGLLPDNAVDVLNGFVVRLALPVLLFQFVAEADWKTLWHPGFAAAFALGVASVFGLTYIGYARGGSVADRSIASLAAAYANTAFMGIPISVALFGQTGMAAAVVASLLTVGAIFAIAILLVEIDVHRSKGWAQASAGVAISLARNPLVSGPILGGVWALGGLPLPAPVHQLLSLLGAAASPVALVTIGLFLAAMPRSADKAPVAPLVVMKLFVQPLVTAFFVWLLAVPAPWGGLAILIAALPTGTGPFMVAKLYEHEAALTARVILITTILSAVTISVLIALLGV, from the coding sequence GTGGTTCTTCCGGTATTTTCGCTCATCGCCATTGGTTGGGCGGTCGGGCGCAAGGGATTGCTCCCCGATAATGCCGTCGATGTCCTGAACGGTTTCGTCGTCCGCCTCGCGCTGCCCGTGCTGCTGTTCCAGTTCGTGGCCGAGGCCGATTGGAAAACGCTTTGGCATCCGGGCTTTGCCGCCGCCTTTGCGCTGGGCGTCGCATCGGTCTTCGGGCTTACCTATATCGGCTATGCGCGCGGCGGCTCGGTTGCCGATCGCAGCATCGCTTCGCTCGCCGCCGCCTATGCCAACACCGCCTTCATGGGCATCCCGATCAGCGTCGCCTTGTTCGGGCAGACGGGGATGGCGGCGGCGGTGGTTGCCTCGCTGCTCACGGTCGGCGCGATTTTCGCCATCGCGATCCTGCTCGTCGAGATCGACGTGCACCGCAGCAAGGGCTGGGCGCAGGCCAGCGCGGGGGTGGCGATCTCGCTTGCGCGCAACCCGCTGGTATCGGGCCCGATATTGGGGGGCGTCTGGGCGCTGGGCGGGCTGCCGCTGCCCGCCCCCGTCCATCAATTGCTGAGCCTTTTGGGCGCGGCGGCATCGCCCGTCGCGCTCGTCACCATCGGGCTGTTCCTGGCGGCGATGCCGCGCAGCGCGGACAAGGCGCCCGTCGCGCCGCTCGTCGTGATGAAGCTTTTTGTCCAGCCGCTGGTCACGGCATTCTTCGTCTGGCTGCTCGCGGTGCCAGCCCCCTGGGGCGGGCTCGCCATCCTCATCGCCGCGTTGCCGACGGGAACGGGGCCCTTCATGGTCGCCAAGCTCTATGAGCATGAGGCCGCGCTCACCGCGCGCGTGATCCTCATCACCACCATCCTCTCGGCGGTTACCATCTCGGTGCTGATCGCGCTGCTCGGCGTCTGA
- a CDS encoding TlpA disulfide reductase family protein: MSNIIQIGPLVLPLDRLTAIAALWLFIALGGWALRRWQGAPANLPFWAVVVGIAGARIGHVVENHASFAEQPLTALYLWQGGFAPLWGVMAAALLVALRARAKARAALLACLALCAGGWLAVAALSKQAGVRPLPRNLVAATLDGQPVSIDALAGRPFVLNLWASWCGPCRREMPMLIDMAGQSPDVPILLVNQGEDAATVRAFMAKEGLAIDAVRLDAAGAIGHAVASPALPTTIFVDAQGQIVRTHVGEISRATLAQGIAAISR; this comes from the coding sequence ATGAGCAACATCATCCAGATCGGGCCGCTCGTGCTGCCGCTCGACCGCCTCACCGCGATCGCCGCACTCTGGCTTTTCATCGCGCTTGGCGGCTGGGCGCTGCGGCGCTGGCAAGGCGCGCCGGCCAACCTGCCCTTCTGGGCGGTGGTGGTGGGCATTGCGGGCGCCCGCATCGGTCATGTCGTCGAAAACCATGCCAGCTTTGCCGAACAGCCGCTGACCGCGCTTTATTTGTGGCAGGGCGGCTTTGCCCCCTTATGGGGCGTGATGGCGGCGGCGCTGCTCGTTGCGCTGCGCGCACGCGCCAAGGCGCGCGCAGCGCTGCTCGCCTGCCTTGCGCTGTGCGCGGGCGGCTGGCTGGCGGTGGCCGCGCTGTCCAAACAGGCGGGCGTCCGGCCGCTGCCGCGCAATCTGGTGGCCGCCACGCTCGACGGGCAGCCGGTATCGATCGACGCGCTGGCGGGACGCCCCTTCGTTCTCAACCTCTGGGCCAGCTGGTGCGGCCCCTGCCGCCGCGAAATGCCGATGCTGATCGACATGGCCGGGCAAAGCCCCGACGTGCCGATCCTGCTCGTCAATCAGGGCGAGGATGCCGCGACGGTGCGCGCCTTCATGGCCAAGGAAGGCCTTGCAATCGACGCGGTGCGGCTGGACGCGGCGGGCGCGATCGGCCACGCGGTCGCAAGCCCCGCGCTGCCGACGACGATCTTCGTCGACGCGCAGGGGCAGATCGTGCGCACGCATGTCGGCGAGATATCGCGCGCAACGCTGGCACAAGGGATCGCCGCGATCAGCCGCTGA
- a CDS encoding ABC-F family ATP-binding cassette domain-containing protein, with product MPAFLTLDSITAATPDRQPLFTDLTLSIGRERVGLVGRNGSGKSTLLRIAAGTAAPLSGHVVRSGTLGVLEQHWPDALSVADALGVTAHRDRLARIEAGTADEDDFAEADWTLESRIDAALAETGLGSTALDRVMGSLSGGERVRVATARLLLDRPDLLLLDEPTNNLDVDGRAAVARLIDGWRGGVLLASHDRTLLGRVDRIVELTPIATTIFGGGWAEFAEARQARRAAAEGELARADQASREMGRAVQKQREAKARRDSAGKAFAARGSEPKILLGRQAERAENSGGRSTRIADRQMAEASERLDVARAQVERIVPLTIAVPPTGLPSQRTLIRMEAATLVMGARKLGPWTLSIDGPERIALAGPNGVGKTSLLRLAAGLVQPASGTVQRAEGRIAMLDQHAGALDPAASVLDNLRAACPMLDMEGAHAACARFAFRNRDALKPAGVLSGGERLRAALACLLSGDAPPWLLLLDEPSNHLDIESLEILEQALCAFDGALLVTSHDRAFLDAIGIERTLTLSG from the coding sequence ATGCCCGCCTTTCTCACACTGGATTCCATCACTGCCGCAACGCCTGATCGGCAGCCGCTTTTTACCGATCTGACGCTTTCCATCGGTCGCGAACGCGTCGGCCTGGTCGGCCGCAACGGTTCCGGAAAATCGACATTGCTGCGGATCGCGGCGGGAACTGCCGCGCCATTGTCCGGCCATGTCGTGCGTTCGGGCACGTTGGGCGTGCTCGAACAGCATTGGCCCGATGCGCTCTCCGTGGCGGATGCGCTGGGCGTCACCGCGCACCGCGACCGGCTTGCGCGGATCGAGGCGGGTACCGCCGACGAGGATGATTTTGCCGAGGCGGACTGGACGCTCGAAAGCCGGATCGACGCCGCGCTCGCCGAAACCGGGCTTGGCAGCACCGCGCTCGACCGGGTCATGGGCAGCCTCAGCGGCGGGGAGCGGGTGCGCGTCGCCACTGCGCGGCTGCTGCTCGACCGGCCCGATCTCCTCCTGCTCGATGAACCGACCAACAATCTCGATGTCGATGGCCGCGCGGCGGTTGCGCGGCTGATCGACGGGTGGCGCGGGGGCGTGCTGCTCGCTAGCCATGACCGCACACTGCTCGGGCGGGTGGACCGGATTGTCGAGCTTACCCCCATCGCGACCACCATCTTTGGTGGCGGCTGGGCGGAATTTGCCGAGGCGCGTCAGGCGCGCCGCGCCGCCGCCGAAGGCGAACTCGCCCGCGCCGATCAGGCATCGCGCGAGATGGGGCGTGCGGTCCAGAAACAGCGTGAGGCCAAGGCAAGGCGCGATTCCGCCGGCAAGGCTTTTGCCGCGCGCGGCTCCGAGCCCAAGATATTGCTCGGGCGGCAGGCCGAACGTGCGGAGAATAGCGGCGGGCGCAGCACGCGGATCGCGGATCGGCAGATGGCCGAGGCGTCCGAACGGCTGGATGTTGCGCGCGCGCAGGTCGAACGCATCGTTCCGCTCACCATCGCCGTGCCGCCCACCGGGCTTCCGTCGCAGCGCACGCTCATTCGGATGGAGGCGGCAACGCTCGTCATGGGTGCGCGCAAATTGGGGCCGTGGACGCTGTCGATTGACGGGCCCGAACGCATTGCGCTCGCCGGGCCAAATGGTGTCGGCAAGACCAGCCTGCTCCGCCTTGCCGCCGGGCTGGTGCAGCCGGCCAGCGGAACCGTCCAGCGCGCCGAAGGGCGGATCGCGATGCTCGATCAGCACGCGGGGGCGCTCGATCCCGCGGCCAGCGTGCTCGACAATCTGCGCGCGGCGTGCCCCATGCTCGATATGGAGGGCGCGCATGCGGCCTGCGCACGCTTTGCCTTTCGCAACCGCGATGCGCTGAAGCCCGCCGGGGTGCTTTCGGGTGGCGAGCGGCTGCGCGCGGCGCTCGCCTGCCTGCTCTCGGGCGATGCGCCACCCTGGCTGCTCCTGCTTGATGAGCCGAGCAATCATCTCGACATCGAATCGCTCGAGATTCTCGAACAGGCGCTGTGCGCGTTCGACGGTGCATTGCTCGTCACCAGCCATGACCGCGCCTTTCTGGACGCGATCGGGATCGAACGGACGCTGACACTCAGCGGCTGA